The following coding sequences lie in one Lacerta agilis isolate rLacAgi1 chromosome 4, rLacAgi1.pri, whole genome shotgun sequence genomic window:
- the BRWD1 gene encoding bromodomain and WD repeat-containing protein 1 isoform X2, with translation MSSQAWAAAAPDRALSPNLLLATAAAADMAEPLPASNSPLGAGSGPLPLIESELYFLIARFLTTGPCRRTAEVLVQELEQHQLLPKRLDWEGREHCRSYEDLVLSNKHVAPDHLLQICRRIGPILDKEIPPSIPRVNSLLGAGKQSLLRTAKDSRNPIWKGSVIAALHRGRPPEIPVNCDKAPSFVEVNYAKQLTGCTRSSSIFQGNMYQHMKMHRRILGHLSAVYCVVFDRTGHRIFTGSDDCLVKIWSTHSGRLLATLRGHSAEISDMAVNYENTMIAAGSCDKIIRVWCLRTCAPIAVLQGHTGSITSLQFSPLAKDSVRYMASTGVDGTICFWQWDTISMKFNNRPLKFTEKPRPGVQMLCSSFSVGGMFLATGSTDHFIRMYYFGSETPEKVAELESHADKVDSIQFSNNDDRFISGSRDGTARIWRFQQAEWKSVLLDMADRLSGDLCSEEDRYMKPKVTMIAWSKNDKLVVTAVNNHLLKVWNSYTGQLLHDLTGHMDEVFVLEPHPFDSRIMLSAGHDGNIFIWDITKGIQIKHYFNLIEGQGHGAVFDCKFSSDGQHFACTDSHGHLLIFGFGCSKPYEKIPDQMFFHTDYRPLIRDSNNYVLDEQTQQAPHLMPPPFLVDVDGNPHPTKYQRLVPGRENCADEHLIPQLGYVATSDGEVVEQVIGQQTAEQEELALEPSILDGMIRHLQQQQDQIIGSDQDMLPPGPQNGDETARRDFRRPSSDIQSPPNIGLRRSGQVEGVRQMHQNAPRSQIATERDLQAWRRRVVVPEVTPSIFRNQVEYRVAKGEEEKRIYTMEQKKKLYHSSEKSDSEDSLIQSKRRLYRRKYASYQARNKIEQSDSSSEDGDGGSGFIEQEAEESDGMRLSSHEEEWKSGSRTNSDSSSDSSSEYSDWIADAGINLQPPVRSSRCKTIRYCSSSEDEVPLGKMSMRKRKKKRRKKYKPKQHEEVNAPQQSREVQPPDWITDVRLRRSPFVPQMGDEAIYFRQGHEAYIEAVRKSNICELNPQKEPWRKMVLREQELVKIVGIHYEVGPPTLCCLKLTLMDHITGQLLDKSFSLKYHDMPDVIDFLVLSQFHEEARQRNWQPNDRFRSIIDDAWWFGTVLSQEPYQPQYPDSPFQCYSVKWDNGETERLSPWDMEPIPDNVDQPVELGASVSVTAEEMAKLLYKPQKGEWQGKSQSEECERIIRGIDQLLTLDISAAFAGPVDLNRYPKYSTVIAYPTDLWTIKTRLVNRFYRRLSALIWEVRCLESNAQTFNVPNSTIAKSAQKITDQLLEFIRNPDCTDIFELCIATNNGDSIDPDYLSRGLKRRLSYDENTWKKQCMELVNLIFQCEDSEPFRQPVDLDQYPDYREIIDTPMDFGTVKETLEAGNYDTPMELCKDIRLVFSNAKAYTPNKRSKIYSMTLRLSALLEEKMRRIISDFRTGQKYNERLRRSQRHNRKLQSRSKLQQSTKTLRNAKQKQCKSQGKIQSEPEDSSNQNTSSRKSCVTSHKMYAGNSSRSVAGISSDSASSFGKNARTRSTAVAHSSTLSSESELDHSTTASSSSSSEESKESSAEISSPVVHNGICRKRNDFRVTRNRVYQQKQMAYQENGNSQRTTRKRVSEREMDNSKELYETLCNRSGRHRKVPRRSATVAANKLRLMSDVEEELSSSESVDIGSKNRKLPHRNASAAARKVLLNHSEESSIQSESDKEVEESNRRKTSKAGSGAVAVRKKHASESESGSSDSENSMQKTLKGCHVNGQKQSQRATHSASPKLKSLVEFSEDDSKSLVSEDGSIQKASCQLPSASRSNNRNISEADSEREKCNSLEKQTCKRASTHFRKAKVLSDSDEGLESGKEDERVTFSESRGSSKMSRLPKDSSKCSSDLESGTDSSNSTKRRKKTRKECVIQENGCRRSARKRRHESDSQEEGAYKIQNGNHQGYRRLPRKSATVAAYKLRNINDMENLSNSETRGFENDEKLNHHNAASTTRKLNSSGDGDQQSEGKNGRYSRRKCRQTESAVSAMRYDSESENSSDSESALRRNRHVKAHGRKHRTPCNESPNIKPRVEVSENNPKNQMPKGRSLDKPSIYLHSTVASYESELDSELDQYSEEVKKKHDSRKTVDSFSKSKDKNCSKATAKSDIEHREDGTDSLPETRELSRKPKYKSTVDSSCPPDLEIESCSNSSDATTEQHKKKKRKREAVRKESTRVIRQSPVVLRNRKNCKNSAELNSETNNNKTPNGKKTPRRSATVAASKIKLISDAKEEFSSSEVRYPKSRYRKLPHRNASAAARKMMMDDAPSPSESEAELKECELKQKQFQTSSYRAKKSSREPEQEHLDSEVESVVERKSRQSRAPRRRSLTPVRKTVPKRKKNAVEFSEDESSSSIDSSQPLLSDNHNVSELEKEDSDKKVRSTTETGKGERKQRSSLSKNPGTSSSSKPEPDGSSNYSSASESQTDSKNIDRRTRKTKKRKRKAISIDDTLNDGFYEPYKIPQRRKRPKVNEENDSEELDYTKYKRGNRRSKIRTRNGGRRTVRYADDDDCEI, from the exons GTCTTGTCTAACAAACATGTGGCTCCTGATCACTTGCTGCAAATTTGCAGGCGGATTGGCCCTATATTGGATAAAGAGATTCCACCCAGCATTCCGAGAGTGAACTCTTTATTGGGTGCAGGCAAGCAGTCCTTACTGCGAACCGCAAAAG ATTCCAGAAATCCCATTTGGAAAGGCTCAGTCATTGCTGCCCTTCATAGAGGAAGACCCCCAGAAATTCCTGTTAACTGTGATAAAGCACCAAGTTTTG TGGAAGTAAATTATGCAAAACAGTTGACCGGATGTACAAGATCCAGTTCTATATTCCAAGGCAACATGTATCAGCATATGAAGATGCACAGAAGAATTCTTGGTCACCTTTCGGCAGTTTACTGTGTGGTATTTGATAGGACTGGACACAGGATATTCACT ggGTCAGATGACTGTTTGGTTAAGATTTGGTCCACACACAGTGGCCGGTTACTTGCTACACTGAGGGGCCATTCAGCAGAAATCTCTGATATGGCGGTAAACTATGAAAACACAATGATTGCTGCTGGCAGTTGTGATAAAATTATCAGAGTATGGTGCCTCAGAACATGTGCTCCGATCGCTGTTCTGCAAGGACACACAGGATCAATTACATCTTTGCAA TTTAGTCCATTGGCCAAAGACTCAGTGCGCTACATGGCTTCCACAGGTGTTGATGGAACAATTTGCTTCTGGCAATGGGATACCATTTCTATGAAATTCAA TAACCGGCCACTGAAATTCACAGAAAAACCTAGACCTGGAGttcaaatgctttgttcttcatTTAGTGTTG GTGGGATGTTCTTAGCAACTGGAAGTACTGACCATTTCATCAGAATGTATTACTTTGGTTCTGAAACACCTGAAAAAGTTGCGGAGCTAGAAAGCCATGCT GACAAAGTTGACAGCATTCAGTTTTCTAATAATGATGACAG GTTCATAAGTGGCAGCAGAGATGGAACAGCCCGAATATGGCGCTTCCAACAAGCTGAGTGGAAGAGTGTTTTGTTGGACATGGCTGACAGGCTATCTGG TGATTTGTGTTCAGAAGAGGACAGATATATGAAGCCTAAAGTGACCATGATAGCTTGGAGTAAAAATGACAAGTTGGTGGTTACTGCTGTGAACAATCATCTGCTGAAAGTGTGGAATTCTTATACTGGGCAGCTTCTTCATGACCTCACG GGACATATGGATGAAGTGTTTGTTTTGGAACCCCACCCATTTGATTCCAGGATTATGTTGTCTGCAGGCCATGACGGGAACATTTTTATCTGGGATATAACGAAAGGCATTCagataaaacattattttaactTA ATTGAAGGACAAGGACATGGTGCTGTCTTTGACTGCAAGTTTTCATCAGATGGACAACACTTTGCCTGTACAGATTCTCATGGGCATCTATTGATATTTGGCTTTGGTTGTAGCAAACCTTATGAAAAG aTTCCTGATCAGATGTTCTTCCACACTGACTACCGACCACTGATTCGAGATTCTAACAATTATGTCCTAGATGAGCAGACTCAACAGGCTCCTCACCTCATGCCCCCACCATTCTTGGTAGATGTGGATGGAAACCCTCACCCAACAAAATACCAGCGGTTGGTACCAGGAAGAGAGAATTGTGCAGATGAGCATCTGATTCCTCAGCTGGGATATGTAGCAACAA GTGATGGAGAGGTTGTGGAGCAAGTAATAGGTCAACAAACTGCTGAACAGGAGGAACTGGCTTTGGAACCTAGCATACTTGATGGCATGATTAGACATTTACAGCAACAGCAAGACCAAATAATTGGTTCAGATCAAGACATGCTTCCACCTGGGCCACAAAATGGAGATGAAACAGCTAGAAGAG ATTTCCGGAGGCCAAGCTCTGATATCCAGTCCCCTCCTAATATTGGCCTGAGACGTAGTGGTCAAGTTGAAGGTGTGCGCCAGATGCATCAGAATGCTCCAAGGAGTCAGATCGCTACAGAAAGAGATCTCCAGGCTTGGAGACGGAGAGTAGTTGTTCCAGAAGTGACACCCAGTATATTTAG aAATCAAGTGGAGTATAGGGTtgcaaaaggagaagaagagaaacgCATATATACAATGGAACAAAAGAAGAAGTTATATCATTCATCAGAAAAG AGTGACTCAGAAGATTCACTGATACAGTCCAAGAGAAGGCTTTATAGACGCAAATATGCTTCGTATCAAGCACGGAATAAGATTGAACAATCTGATTCTTCTAGTGAAGATGGAGATGGAGGTTCAGGATTCATTGAACAG GAGGCAGAAGAAAGTGATGGGATGAGATTGTCTTCCCATGAGGAAGAATGGAAGAGTGGCAGCAGAACCAACAGTGATAGTTCCAG TGACTCATCAAGTGAATATTCTGATTGGATTGCTGATGCAGGGATTAACCTTCAGCCTCCTGTAAGAAGCTCTCGGTGCAAAACTATTAGATACTGTAGTTCTTCTGAAGATGAAGTACCACTAGGAAAAATGTCTATgcgaaagagaaagaaaaaaagacggAAAAAATACAAACCAAAACAGCATGAGGAG GTGAATGCACCCCAGCAGTCCCGGGAAGTTCAGCCTCCTGATTGGATAACAGATGTCAGACTCCGAAGGTCTCCTTTTGTTCCACAAATGGGTGATGAG GCAATATATTTTCGACAAGGCCATGAAGCCTACATTGAAGCAGTGAGGAAAAGCAATATTTGTGAACTCAATCCTCAGAAGGAACCATGGAGAAAAATGGTTCTTAGG GAACAAGAATTGGTAAAAATTGTTGGAATACATTATGAAGTTGGGCCTCCTACACTATGCTGCCTTAAGCTTACCCTTATGGATCATATTACAGGACAGCTTCTAGACAAATCATTTTCCCTCAA ATACCATGATATGCCAGATGTTATTGACTTCCTTGTGTTAAGTCAGTTCCATGAAGAAGCACGACAAAGAAACTGGCAACCTA ATGATCGCTTTCGTTCAATTATTGATGATGCTTGGTGGTTTGGAACAGTCCTGAGCCAAGAGCCTTATCAGCCACAATACCCTGACAGCCCTTTTCAGTGTTACAGTGTTAA atggGACAATGGTGAAACTGAAAGACTTAGCCCATGGGACATGGAGCCTATTCCAGACAATG TTGATCAGCCTGTGGAATTGGGAGCTAGTGTTTCTGTGACTGCTGAAGAGATGGCAAAATTATTATACAAACCTCAAAAGGGAGAATGGCAGGGGAAATCCCAGAGTGAAGAATGTGAACGGATTATCCGTGGAATTGATCAGCTTTTGACACTAG ATATTTCAGCAGCATTTGCTGGCCCAGTTGATCTGAATAGGTATccaaagtacagtacagtaataGCTTATCCAACAGACCTTTGGACTATCAAAACGAGACTTGTCAACAGGTTTTACAG GAGGCTTTCTGCATTGATTTGGGAAGTAAGATGTCTTGAAAGCAATGCTCAGACTTTCAATGTGCCCAACAGCACTATTGCTAAATCTGCTCAGAAAATCACAGATCAACTCTTAGAATTCATTAG gAATCCAGATTGTACAGATATTTTTGAGTTGTGCATTGCAACTAACAATGGGGACAGCATTGATCCTGATTATCTG aGTCGTGGCTTGAAGAGGAGACTCAGCTATGATGAAAACACTTGGAAGAAGCAATGTATGGAACTTGTTAATCTAATTTTCCAGTGTGAAGATTCTGAGCCATTTAGACAACCTGTTGACCTAGATCAATATCCT GACTATCGGGAAATTATAGACACACCGATGGACTTTGGGACTGTGAAGGAGACATTAGAAGCTGGGAACTATGACACTCCAATGGAACTTTGCAAAGATATTAGATTAGTATTTAGCAATGCTAAAGCATACACTCCAAACAAAAGATCCAAG ATATATAGTATGACATTGAGATTATCTGCACTGCTTGAAGAAAAAATGAGGAGAATTATCTCTGACTTTAGAACTGGACAAAAATACAATGAAAGATTGCGGAGAAGTCAGAGGCACAATAGGAAGCTGCAAAGTCGAAGTAAATTACAGCAATCTACCAAAACACTCAG aaatgcaaagcagaagcagTGCAAATCTCAGGGTAAAATTCAGTCTGAGCCAGAAGATTCTTCTAACCAAAATACCTCAAGCAGAAAGTCCTGTGTTACAAGCCATAAAATGTATGCTGGGAACTCCAGCCGCAGTGTTGCCGGCATATCTTCTGATTCTGCCTCATCATTTGGGAAAAATGCACGAACAAGGAGCACAGCTGTAGCACACAGTTCTACATTGTCATCAG AAAGTGAGCTGGACCACTCAACCACTGCTTCATCTTCAAGTAGTTCAGAGGAAAGCAAAGAAAGTTCTGCAGAAATCTCATCCCCTGTAGTACATAATGGAATATGCAGGAAAAGAAATGATTTCAGAGTTACTAGAAACAGAGTATATCAGCAAAAGCAAATGG CTTATCAAGAGAATGGAAATAGCCAAAGAACTACCAGAAAAAGAGTATCTGAAAGAGAAATGGATAATTCAAAAGAGCTGTATGAGACTTTGTGTAACAGATCTGGAAGGCACAGAAAAGTTCCACGTAGAAGTGCTACTGTAGCAGCTAATAAATTAAGACTGATGAGTGATGTAGAAGAGGAGCTATCCAGTTCAGAAAGTGTTGATATTggaagcaaaaacagaaaactgCCTCATCGCAATGCTTCTGCTGCAGCCAGAAAAGTATTGCTAAATCACTCTGAGGAAAGTTCCATACAGTCTGAAAGTGACAAGGAAGTAGAAGAATCTAACCGAAGGAAAACCTCCAAAGCTGGTTCAGGTGCTGTTGCTGTTCGAAAAAAGCATGCTAGTGAATCTGAAAGTGGGAGCTCAGATtctgaaaatagcatgcaaaaaacACTAAAGGGTTGTCACGTTAATGGCCAGAAGCAGTCACAAAGAGCTACCCACTCTGCATCTCCAAAATTAAAATCCCTTGTTGAATTTTCAGAAGATGACTCCAAAAGCCTTGTGTCAGAGGATGGGAGCATTCAAAAAGCTTCTTGCCAGTTACCTTCTGCATCCAGAAGTAATAACAGAAATATATCTGAGGCAGATTCTGAGCGAGAGAAATGCAATAGTTTAGAAAAACAAACCTGTAAAAGAGCATCAACTCATTTCAGGAAAGCTAAGGTATTAAGTGACTCGGATGAAGGACTGGAGTCAGGGAAAGAGGATGAGCGTGTCACTTTTTCAGAGAGCAGAGGGTCTTCTAAGATGTCAAGACTACCCAAAGATAGCTCCAAGTGCTCATCTGATTTAGAGTCTGGAACTGATAGCAGCAACTcaacaaaaagaaggaaaaaaaccaggaaag AATGTGTCATCCAAGAGAATGGGTGCAGACGTTCTGCCAGGAAAAGGAGGCATGAAAGTGATTCTCAAGAAGAGGGAgcttataaaatacaaaatggcaACCATCAAGGTTACCGAAGATTGCCTCGTAAAAGTGCTACTGTGGCAGCTTATAAACTGAGGAACATAAATGATATGGAAAATCTCTCCAACTCAGAAACCAGAGGCTTTGAAAATGATGAAAAGCTGAACCATCACAATGCAGCTTCTACAACTAGGAAGTTAAACAGTTCAGGGGATGGAGACCAACAGTCTGAAGGAAAAAATGGGAGATATAGCAGAAGAAAGTGTCGTCAGACTGAGTCAGCTGTATCTGCTATGAGATATGATAGTGAGTCTGAAAATAGTTCAGATTCTGAAAGTGCTTTAAGAAGAAACAGGCATGTTAAAGCCCATGGGCGCAAACATAGAACTCCTTGTAATGAATCCCCTAATATAAAACCCAGGGTGGAAGTTTCAGAAAATAACCCCAAAAACCAAATGCCAAAGGGCAGAAGTCTTGATAAACCTTCTATATATTTGCATAGTACTGTAGCCAGTTATGAATCTGAACTAGATTCTGAGTTAGACCAATACAGTGAGGAAGTTAAGAAGAAGCATGACTCTCGGAAGACTGTAGATTCTTTTAGTAAATCGAAAGACAAAAATTGCAGCAAAGCCACTGCAAAATCTGATATAGAGCATAGAGAGGATGGAACAGACTCTCTGCCAGAAACCAGGGAACTTTCAAGAAAGCCCAAATATAAATCCACAGTGGACTCCAGTTGCCCTCCTGATTTGGAAATTGAATCCTGCTCCAATAGTAGTGATGCCACAACAGAGCAACACAAGAAAAAGAAACGAAAGAGAGAAGCTGTTAGAAAAG AATCAACCCGAGTGATAAGGCAAAGTCCAGTAGTACTCCGGAACAGGAAGAATTGCAAAAATTCTGCAGAATTGAATAGtgaaacaaacaataacaaaacccCTAATGGAAAGAAAACCCCACGCCGTAGTGCTACTGTGGCTGCAAGCAAAATCAAGCTAATTAGTGATGCCAAGGAAGAGTTCTCAAGTTCAGAAGTTAGATACCCTAAAAGCAGGTACAGAAAATTGCCTCATCGCAATGCCTCTGCTGCAGCCAGAAAGATGATGATGGATGATGCACCTTCACCCTCTGAAAGTGAAGCAGAACTAAAGGAATGTGAGCTCAAGCAGAAACAGTTTCAGACCTCCTCTTACAGAGCTAAAAAATCTAGCAGAGAACCAGAACAGGAACATTTGGACTCTGAAGTAGAAAGTGTGGTGGAACGAAAGAGCAGACAGAGCAGAGCCCCAAGGAGACGATCTCTCACACCTGTGCGCAAAACAGtccctaaaaggaaaaaaaatgcagtagAATTTTCTGAAGATGAATCCTCCAGTAGCATAGATTCAAGCCAGCCACTGCTTTCTGATAACCATAATGTTTCCGAATTGGAAAAAGAAGATAGTGATAAAAAGGTGAGGAGTACAACAGAGactggaaaaggagagagaaaacaaagaagTTCTTTGTCAAAAAACCCTGGAACTTCAAGCAGCTCAAAACCAGAACCTGATGGCAGTTCCAATTATTCTTCTGCTTCAGAATCTCAAACAGACTCAAAAAATATTGACAGGAGAACTAGAAagacaaaaaagaggaaaaggaaagccATTTCAATAGATGACACTTTAAATGATGGCTTTTATGAACCTTACAAAATACCACAGAGAAGGAAACGGCCAAAAGTGAATGAAGAGAATGATTCTGAGGAATTGGATTATACCAAGTATAAAAGAGGGAACCGACGTTCCAAAATTAGAACTAGAAATGGGGGCAGGAGAACTGTAAGATACGCAGATGATGATGACTGTGAAATTTAA